CGCGTTAACTCCAACACCACAAACAACGTTAACAACAACACTCAAGCCCCCATCACCAAAACACCGCCACCTACCGAATACATCAAAGCTACCCCTCCAATATCCCCCCGAAAAACAGAGAACTCAGCAAACTCATCAGCAGACACTCAAGCCCCCTCATATCACCCACCTCAAAACAACCCTGCCGCCGCACACACCCCCACCATATAAGCCATCATCACCCCCAAAACAGGCCAACTACCTCAACCCTCCGGATAAGGCTCAGCCGCCAACGCCGCCGAATATGCAAACACAACCAGCATTCCCCCCAAATAAATCAAAAACAAGACCAAAGACAAAAAAGACCCCCCATGCCCCACTAACACCCCACACCCCATACCTGCTACCGCAACCAACCCTAGTGCCGCAAAATACGGCGAAGGATTAGAAGCAACCGCCGCAAGGCCTAATACCAACCCAAACAAGAATATAAACATAATATAAACCATAGTTTCTGCCAGGACTTTAACCAGGACTAATGACTTGAAAAACCACCGTTGTTATTCAACTACAAAAACAATAATGGCCAACCTCCGAAAAACCCACCCCCTCCTAAAAATCGCAAACGACGCTCTAGTTGACCTCCCAGCTCCCTCAAACATCTCCGTCTGATGGAATTTTGGGTCCCTACTAGGACTCTGCCTAGCAGCCCAAATCCTAACAGGCCTCTTTCTAGCCATACACTATACCTCCGACATCGCCACAGCCTTCTCCTCCATCGCCCACATCTGTCGAGACGTAAACTATGGCTGACTCATTCGAAACATACACGCCAATGGCGCATCCTTTTTCTTCATTTGTATTTACCTCCACATCGGGCGAGGCCTATACTACGGCTCTTACCTGTACAAAGAAACCTGAAACATTGGAGTTATCCTCCTCCTCTTAACCATAATAACAGCCTTCGTAGGCTACGTCCTCCCATGAGGACAAATGTCATTCTGAGGCGCTACCGTCATTACAAACCTTCTTTCCGCAGTCCCTTACATTGGCAACTCCTTAGTCCAATGAATTTGAGGGGGGTTCTCCGTAGACAACGCCACCCTAACTCGCTTTTTCGCCTTCCACTTCCTTCTCCCCTTCATCA
This region of Oreochromis aureus mitochondrion, complete genome genomic DNA includes:
- the ND6 gene encoding NADH dehydrogenase subunit 6, yielding MVYIMFMFLFGLVLGLAAVASNPSPYFAALGLVAVAGMGCGVLVGHGGSFLSLVLFLIYLGGMLVVFAYSAALAAEPYPEGWGSWPVLGVMMAYMVGVCAAAGLFWGGWYEGAWVSADEFAEFSVFRGDIGGVALMYSVGGGVLVMGAWVLLLTLFVVLELTRGLSRGALRAV